One Solea senegalensis isolate Sse05_10M linkage group LG21, IFAPA_SoseM_1, whole genome shotgun sequence DNA segment encodes these proteins:
- the LOC122758659 gene encoding coiled-coil domain-containing protein 152-like, translated as MTSRGVTLDTFMEEFAQLEQKIIEVHGKSNMLEVKLDDANRLVKFYLSKEKSLTEERDVLLSTVNRLQQSLQEQCNLRVENERVKEDMVDLKRRSDRRVEDREAEVQRLLTEKATETDRHQRALEAVRQQSRREVELAHRDCFSQLEAKDTELKKLLQEKNVEFGAKLARVQSSAQINQQQHQGSSVMLPQSVFRRKLQFMQEEKNREITSLRQRIKELEEKQRISSSISISDNRLKRRKV; from the exons ATGACGTCACGCGGCGTCACTTTGGACACGTTTATGGAGGAGTTTGCTCAATTAGAGCAG AAAATCATAGAGGTCCATGGTAAGAGCAACATGCTGGAGGTGAAGCTGGACGACGCAAACAGACTCGTCAAATTCTACCTGAGCAAAGAGAAGAGTCTCACTGAAG AGCGAGACGTCCTTCTGTCCACCGTCAACCGGCTTCAGCAGAGTCTGCAGGAGCAGTGCAACCTCAGAG TGGAGAACgagagagtgaaggaggacatgGTCGACCTGAAGAGACGCAGTGACAGAAGAGTGGAG GACAGAGAGGCTGAGGTTCAACGGCTGCTCACTGAAAAggccacagagacagacagacaccagaGGGCGCTAGAGGCTGTGagacagcagagcaggagggAGGTGGAGCTCGCTCACAGGGACTGTTTCAGTCAGT TGGAGGCCAAAGACACTGAGCTGAagaagctgctgcaggagaagaacgtggag tTTGGTGCAAAGTTAGCCAGAGTTCAGAGTTCAGCTCAGAtcaaccagcagcagcatcagggCTCCAGTGTGATGCTTCCACAGAGCGTCTTCAGGAGg aAGCTTCAGttcatgcaggaggagaagaacagAGAGATCACGTCTCTGCGTCAGAGAATCAAAGAGCTGGAAGAGAAGCAgcgaatcagcagcagcatcagcatcagtgaCAACCGTCTGAAGAGGAGAAAGGTCTAG